A single genomic interval of Mycosarcoma maydis chromosome 8, whole genome shotgun sequence harbors:
- a CDS encoding uncharacterized protein (related to lipoamide acyltransferase component of branched-chain alpha-keto acid dehydrogenase complex, mitochondrial precursor), with protein MLASTALRRSLKLASAAAPTVRLSQQLSKRRYVQQPSSTASIPIVIGSSSTSLRSFATTPRRLAVEVKPYLLADVGEGITECEIIKWFVQPGAVVQEFDPICEVQSDKASVEITSRYAGKIKRLMHKEGDVAKVGHPLCEIEMESDGENEASDAGEQRAEQAEVTSSSTESESRAVNMEGFMSAEQKHSNGGGHAASDRSVLATPAVRRVSREHNVDLAQVHGTGRDGRITKEDVLKHVSSAASNSSSSSASSTSGSGSAPSSLAAGTTEIVDLTPVQRAMFKAMTATLSTPHFAYSDEIDVTDLDQVRVLLSKSIPERYTQAGDASFTKLTLLPLLVKAMSLALHEHPMFRSTLNSDQKLVRRSSHDVSIALTSKVGLLTPCITDVQAKSIYDVSAFITRLQTVAGSSKGLAPADLKPTGTITLSNVGAVGGGTYTHPLLPPTGQLAIGALGRSRVLPRFASEIPSLGVSDPDKIVRRLIMSVSFTGDHRVVEGADLARLVNRWKQLVENPSLWLGLLA; from the coding sequence ATGCTCGCAAGCACAGCGCTGCGTCGCAGCCTCAAGCTGGCAAGTGCTGCCGCCCCCACCGTGCGCTTGTCACAACAGCTATCCAAGCGAAGGTACGTGCAACAACCCTCTTCAACCGCTTCAATCCCCATCGTCATCGGAAGCTCTTCGACGTCGCTGCGAAGTTTCGCGACAACGCCTCGAAGGCTAGCTGTTGAGGTAAAGCCATACCTGCTCGCGGATGTGGGTGAAGGCATTACCGAGTGCGAGATTATCAAGTGGTTCGTACAGCCGGGCGCGGTGGTGCAGGAGTTCGATCCGATCTGTGAGGTTCAATCGGACAAGGCGAGTGTAGAGATCACCTCGAGGTATGCTGGAAAAATCAAGAGGCTGATGCACAAGGAAGGCGATGTAGCCAAAGTCGGACATCCGTTGtgcgagatcgagatggagtCGGATGGCGAGAATGAAGCGAGCGATGCgggcgagcagcgagcagagcaagccGAGGTCACAAGCTCCTCGACAGAGTCAGAGTCCAGAGCGGTGAATATGGAAGGGTTTATGTCTGCCGAACAGAAACACTCCAACGGCGGTGGTCATGCTGCCAGTGACCGCAGTGTTTTGGCAACTCCGGCTGTGAGGAGGGTGTCGAGGGAACACAATGTCGATCTAGCTCAGGTGCACGGCActggtcgagatggaaggaTCACCAAGGAAGATGTTCTCAAGCATGTTTCAAGTGCGGCGTCCAAttcgagctcgtcatccgCCTCGTCAACGTCGGGATCTGGCTCGGCCCCTTCATCTCTCGCAGCGGGTACGACCGAAATCGTTGACCTGACACCGGTCCAACGAGCCATGTTCAAGGCCATGACCGCCACGCTCTCGACTCCGCACTTTGCGTATtcggacgagatcgacgtgACCGACCTGGATCAGGTGCGCGTTCTCCTCTCGAAATCCATCCCTGAACGCTACACCCAAGCCGGCGATGCATCGTTCACCAAGCTCACTCTGCTACCTTTGCTGGTCAAAGCGATGAGCCTGGCGCTGCACGAGCATCCCATGTTCCGAtcgacgctcaacagcGACCAGAAGCTTGTCCGTCGTTCATCGCACGACGTTTCCATCGCTCTCACCAGCAAGGTCGGATTACTGACTCCGTGCATCACCGACGTTCAGGCCAAGTCGATCTACGACGTGTCCGCGTTCATCACTCGGCTCCAAACCGTGGCGGGCTCGTCGAAAGGTCTTGCACCTGCCGACCTCAAGCCAACAGGCACCATCACCTTGAGCAATGTCGGTGCTGTAGGAGGTGGCACTTACACCCACCCTTTGCTGCCTCCCACGGGACAGCTGGCTATCGGTGCCCTGGGTAGGAGCAGAGTCCTGCCGAGGTTCGCATCCGAGATCCCTTCACTCGGCGTCTCCGATCCAGACAAGATCGTCAGAAGACTCATCATGTCAGTCTCGTTTACCGGCGATCATAGGGTCGTAGAAGGCGCCGATCTGGCAAGACTTGTAAACAGGTGGAAGCAGCTTGTAGAGAACCCCTCGCTCTGGCTCGGTCTCCTAGCTTGA
- a CDS encoding putative glutamine--fructose-6-phosphate transaminase (isomerizing) GFA1: MCGIFAYINHLVEKDRKQVIDVLVNGLARLEYRGYDSAGIAIDGDTEKDTLIFKQVGKVAALRKHIDESPIDLHKVSISQMGMAHTRWATHGQPSPLNCHPHRSDPTNEFTVVHNGIITNFRELRMVLEKRGFKFESDTDTESVAILCKYLYDSAQGRKPDFTSLIKSVVKELEGAFSFVFKSVHFPGEVVVARRGSPLLIGVKTEKKLKVDFVDVELGGAVDETGFGDAGLLAPPGGNPSGPGSLSVPNANNKLLRSQSRAFLSEDGLPQPIEYFIASDASAVVEHTKRVLYLEDDDVAHISEGELHIHRLRRNDGLSSMRSIETLEMELAEIMKGSFDHFMQKEIYEQPESVVNTMRGRVDFDKRQVKLGGLTAFLNTIRRCRRIVMTACGTSYHSCLATRAIFEELTEIPVSVELASDFLDRKTPIFRDDVCVFVSQSGETADTILALRYCLERGALCLGVVNTVGSTMSRETHCGIHINAGPEIGVASTKAYTSQYIALIMMAVQLCEDRISMTERRKAIIDGLHALPDQIKTILAQDKALQSLAHNTLAKERSLLIMGRGYQHATCLEGALKIKEVCYMHSEGILAGELKHGPLALIDESMPVILIMTKDSLYPKVQTALMQVTARKGQPIVICNDDDQDIKPGMKTIRVPRTVDCLQGLLTVIPLQLLSYHLATAAGVDVDFPRNLAKSVTVE, translated from the exons ATG TGCGGCATTTTCGCCTACATCAACCACTTGGTGGAGAAGGACCGCAAGCAGGTCATTGACGTCCTCGTCAATGGCCTTGCCCGTCTCGAGTACAGAGGTTACGACTCTGCCGGTATTGCGATCGATGGTGACACCGAAAAGGACACCCTTATCTTCAAGCAGGTTGGCAAGGTCGCTGCTCTCCGCAAGCACATTGACGAGTCGCCTATCGACCTTCACAAGGTTTCCATCTCTCAGATGGGTATGGCTCACACCCGATGGGCCACCCACGGTCAGCCCAGCCCCTTGAACTGCCACCCTCATCGATCCGACCCAACCAACGAGTTCACCGTCGTTCACAACGGTATCATCACCAACTTCAGAGAACTCAGGATGGTCCTCGAAAAGCGTGGCTTCAAGTTCGAGAGCGACACCGACACCGAATCCGTTGCCATTCTCTGCAAGTACCTTTACGACTCGGCTCAGGGTCGCAAGCCCGACTTTACCTCGCTCATCAAGAGCGTtgtcaaggagctcgagggAGCCTTCTCCTTCGTTTTCAAGTCGGTCCACTTCCCCGGCgaggtcgtcgtcgctcgacGTGGTTCGCCTTTGCTCATCGGTGTTAAGACCGAAAAGAAGCTCAAGGtcgactttgtcgacgtcgagcttggcggtgctgtcgacgagacTGGATTTGGCGATGCTGGTCTCCTTGCTCCTCCGGGAGGTAACCCGTCGGGCCCAGGCTCGCTTTCAGTGCCCAACGCCAACAACAAGCTCCTTCGATCCCAGTCTCGCGCCTTCCTTTCTGAGGACGGCCTTCCACAGCCCATCGAATATTTCATCGCTTCCGACGCCTCCGCCGTTGTCGAGCACACCAAGCGTGTGCTCTACctcgaggacgatgacgtCGCCCACATCTCCGAGGGTGAGCTCCACATCCACCGACTCCGCAGGAACGACGGTCTCAGCTCTATGCGTTCCATCGAGACCCTCGAGATGGAGCTGGCCGAAATCATGAAGGGCTCCTTCGATCACTTTATGCAGAAGGAGATCTACGAGCAGCCCGAGTCGGTCGTTAACACTATGCGAGGTCGTGTCGACTTCGACAAGCGACAGGTCAAGCTCGGAGGTCTCACTGCTTTCCTCAACACCATCCGCCGTTGTCGCAGAATCGTCATGACGGCTTGCGGTACCTCCTACCACTCGTGCCTCGCCACTCGCGCCATTTTCGAAGAGCTGACCGAGATTCCCGTCtctgtcgagctcgcttcCGACTTTTTGGACCGCAAGACGCCCATCTTCCGTGACGACGTCTGCGTCTTTGTCTCCCAGTCTGGTGAGACTGCGGACACCATCCTTGCCCTTCGATACTGCTTGGAGCGCGGTGCTCTCTGCCTTGGTGTTGTCAACACGGTCGGTTCCACAATGTCGCGCGAGACTCACTGCGGAATTCACATCAACGCGGGCCCCGAAATTGGTGTTGCATCGACCAAGGCGTACACCTCGCAGTACATTGCCCTCATCATGATGGCTGTTCAGCTTTGTGAGGACCGAATCTCGATGACCGAGCGAAGAAaggccatcatcgacggcCTTCACGCCCTTCCCGACCAGATTAAGACCATCCTTGCCCAGGACAAGGCGCTCCAGTCGCTCGCGCACAacacgctcgccaaggaGCGCTCCCTGCTCATCATGGGCCGTGGCTACCAGCACGCAACCTGTCTCGAGGGTGCTCTTAAGATCAAGGAAGTCTGCTATATGCACTCGGAAGGTATCCTCGCCGGTGAGCTCAAGCACGGCCCACTTGCCCTTATTGATGAATCGATGCCTGTCATCCTTATCATGACCAAGGACTCGCTCTATCCAAAGGTGCAGACCGCTCTCATGCAGGTCACAGCACGAAAGGGTCAACCCATTGTCATCtgcaacgacgatgaccaGGACATCAAGCCCGGCATGAAGACTATCCGCGTGCCGCGCACCGTCGACTGTCTACAGGGTCTTCTGACCGTCATTCCTCTTCAGCTCCTCTCATACCACCTTGCCACAGCGGCAGGCGTCGATGTTGATTTCCCGCGCAACCTTGCTAAGTCGGTGACCGTTGAGTAA
- a CDS encoding Rad51-associated protein Brh2, whose amino-acid sequence MSTASPSVAHAFPFGSADPLFDDDIAATQQSILEELHTISEEALSANSDHSESHINSHIIDQSYGAETQGEHDGIHSDASSSGLSQLLMSRFASQQGAQLSIPASSEHNMEHSPAAPHIAERSGFEQEAPSPTPPIMADGSEITSQTADDGTNSNVVKITPLQADIEESVVTLESLPQRSDPQSATPLSSSILAPTQTLNTTPEPPDAAPSQMDASFELDHADLFDGIEPDAFDDIELSPPTRRHVALPLKEPPQSLAGLDSGLDSDEFINDESPQLPPGSQTMSFLQPCFVGFQTGHGKQVKLSDKALEKARKLMMQLDDTTDLLPPAQTSQSSLHKRIHTTGSLPQALQSFGNAPSMLSTVTRTPMQEIVPKQRTAAINESEKCALAEEDKVASVQATSQVTALPAAQAPTTRRIEPHPFTTPKQTRNGRLPVRQNLASPMRTPATAPGLRFTTPQPSKRISLGMLPRAEIGGSSSTGSKRTLPRFVTPFKGGKRPRTEDLQDLASPLRRLDRAQAQSLSRASPISPRQSFSMRQASSNISKGSAVFCMQHDGPRHKLAAVGRPEYYSSMQMIAKGVPDEVLVVLKDASQAARYAFEGPDSALLMQQQALEELHARGCSNADMPWVQNHWTLILWKLAAMVRLEPSSASNRWSWNELIRQLLYRYEREVNLAQRSCLKRIQEHDSSAARPMVLMVSKILEEEIEVQSPSGEIVSRICTILELSDGWYRILAQIDSVLTNACQRGRLRIGQKLAIMGATLDAHGEGKEVLSAYRMSNLVLTANSVSLAPWDAKLGFASTPFCASLRSLTPEGGLISLMDVVITKVYPLAYVDVDKSNAGAPRGEQEEAEQREAWLQRREDAMQQLELEAEAELGRLYDLVEALNDLVGDAFLPSIPDDPTGRLEAFANQLFDQLRAQPNPASAVKERVVTAGHTSLVPWLHNLAKSALLQEDGIRGSSLSAELDRLCPPRKVREFRVVKFRDARLPPQPPATCLSTKTQQVGGSGATSKRKNAYARAVQLTVRDAAQLGDELREGRRFLVTNLVPMSKSAWRKPDDQAEVFLSTRRDTKWRPVA is encoded by the coding sequence ATGAGCACTGCATCTCCCTCGGTGGCCCACGCGTTTCCATTCGGTTCGGCCGACCCGCTGTTTGACGACGATATCGCCGCTACGCAACAGTCCATACTCGAAGAGCTCCATACAATCAGCGAAGAAGCGCTGTCAGCCAACTCGGATCATTCCGAGAGTCATATCAACAGCCATATAATAGATCAATCCTATGGTGCAGAGACACAGGGCGAGCACGACGGGATCCATTCGGACGCCAGCTCTTCCGGACTATCCCAGCTCTTGATGAGCCGATTTGCGTCTCAGCAAGGTGCACAGCTATCCATACCAGCGTCATCCGAACACAACATGGAGCACTCGCCGGCTGCTCCGCACATCGCCGAGAGAAGCGGGTTCGAACAGGAGGCACCAAGTCCTACACCGCCCATCATGGCGGATGGCTCAGAAATCACATCACAGACAGCAGACGATGGTACCAATAGCAATGTGGTAAAGATCACACCTCTCCAAGCTGATATTGAGGAGAGCGTCGTaacgctcgaatcgctgcCTCAACGATCGGACCCACAATCTGCCACACCACTTTCGTCGAGCATCCTGGCGCCAACTCAGACTCTCAACACCACCCCAGAGCCTCCAGATGCCGCGCCGAGCCAGATGGACGCCTCATTCGAATTGGACCATGCCGATTTGTTCGATGGCATCGAACCAGACGCCTTTGACGACATCGAACTCAGTCCGCCTACTCGCAGACATGTAGCTCTACCGCTGAAAGAACCCCCTCAGTCACTAGCAGGTCTAGACTCTGGCCTCGATTCAGATGAGTTTATCAATGATGAATCACCGCAACTGCCACCAGGTAGTCAAACAATGTCCTTCCTTCAACCTTGTTTCGTCGGCTTTCAGACCGGCCATGGCAAGCAAGTGAAACTGAGCGACAAAGCTCTCGAAAAGGCTCGTAAGCTTAtgatgcagctcgacgacaccACAGACTTGCTCCCGCCAGCGCAAACTTCTCAATCATCTCTACACAAACGCATCCACACGACGGGATCACTCCCACAAGCGTTGCAATCTTTTGGCAATGCACCAAGTATGCTGTCAACGGTCACTCGGACGCCAATGCAGGAGATTGTTCCAAAGCAGAGAACCGCCGCCATCAATGAGAGCGAAAAGTGTGCGCTCGCAGAGGAAGACAAGGTCGCTTCAGTGCAAGCTACATCCCAGGTAACCGCCCTGCCAGCGGCGCAGGCTCCAACTACTCGCCGAATCGAGCCTCATCCCTTCACGACTCCGAAGCAAACACGAAATGGTCGGCTTCCCGTCAGACAGAACCTTGCGAGTCCGATGCGCACTCCCGCTACTGCACCCGGCTTGCGTTTCACCACGCCACAGCCTAGCAAACGTATCTCGCTCGGCATGTTGCCCAGGGCTGAGATtggaggcagcagcagcacaggcAGCAAGCGAACGCTGCCAAGGTTTGTAACACCATTCAAAGGAGGCAAACGTCCTCGAACCGAGGATCTGCAAGATCTCGCGTCGCCTCTGCGTAGGCTAGACCGCGCCCAAGCCCAGAGCTTATCCAGAGCCTCTCCAATCTCGCCTCGACAGTCTTTCTCAATGCGTCAGGCGTCATCAAACATCTCGAAGGGGTCCGCTGTCTTTTGCATGCAGCATGACGGTCCTCGCCACAAGCTAGCAGCCGTTGGCAGACCAGAATACTACTcatcgatgcagatgatcGCCAAAGGCGTCCCAGATGAGGTGCTGGTGGTCCTTAAGGACGCCTCTCAAGCTGCACGCTACGCTTTTGAAGGTCCAGACAGTGCTTTGCtcatgcagcagcaggcgcttGAAGAGCTTCACGCTAGGGGCTGTTCGAATGCAGACATGCCTTGGGTACAGAACCATTGGACGCTCATCCTCTGGAAGCTGGCAGCCATGGTTCGTCTCGAGCCGAGCAGCGCATCTAATCGCTGGAGCTGGAACGAGCTCATTCGTCAGCTGCTCTACCGCTACGAGCGCGAGGTGAATTTGGCGCAGCGCTCGTGTCTCAAGCGCATCCAGGAGCACGATtcttcagcagcaaggcCGATGGTCCTCATGGTTTCGAAGATCCTGGAAGAGGAGATCGAGGTGCAGAGCCCGTCCGGAGAGATTGTCTCGCGGATATGCACGATCTTGGAGCTCTCGGACGGGTGGTACCGCATCCTGGCACAGATCGATTCGGTGTTGACAAACGCATGTCAACGTGGTCGCCTGCGCATCGGCCAGAAGCTGGCTATTATGGGCGCTACGCTCGACGCGCACGGCGAGGGCAAAGAGGTTCTGTCCGCATACCGCATGTCGAATCTGGTGCTTACCGCCAACTCGGTCTCATTGGCACCATGggatgccaagctcggGTTCGCGTCCACGCCGTTCTGCGCCAGTCTGCGAAGTCTCACTCCAGAAGGAGGGCTGATCTCGCTGATGGACGTTGTGATTACCAAAGTGTATCCGCTTGCGTacgtcgatgtcgacaaGTCGAATGCAGGTGCACCTCgtggcgagcaagaagaagcagagcaaCGAGAAGCTTGGCTTCAGAGACGCGAAGATGCCATGCAACAGCTGGAGCTCGAGGCGGAGGCCGAGCTTGGGCGATTGTACGACCTTGTAGAGGCGCTCAACGACCTGGTGGGCGATGCATTCCTACCCTCGATCCCTGACGATCCGACTGGTCGACTGGAAGCGTTTGCCAACCAGCTTTTCGATCAGCTCCGAGCTCAACCAAATCCAGCATCAGCAGTCAAGGAGAGAGTGGTCACAGCAGGGCATACGAGTCTAGTTCCATGGCTGCATAACCTCGCCAAGAGCGCCTTGCTCCAAGAAGACGGGATCCGAGGTTCTAGCCTAAGCGCCGAGCTGGACAGGTTGTGTCCGCCACGCAAAGTGCGTGAGTTCCGCGTGGTGAAATTCAGAGACGCTCGTCTACCACCACAACCACCTGCAACTTGCTTGTCGACAAAGACACAGCAGGTAGGTGGTAGTGGTGCGACGTCTAAAAGGAAAAATGCGTACGCTCGCGCAGTACAGCTCACTGTAAGGGACGCAGCCCAGCTGGGAGACGAGCTTCGCGAAGGCAGGCGCTTCTTGGTGACGAATTTGGTGCCCATGTCCAAATCAGCTTGGAGGAAACCAGATGACCAAGCTGAAGTCTTCCTCTCTACTCGGCGAGATACAAAGTGGCGTCCTGTGGCCTAG